One window of the Bradyrhizobium sp. NP1 genome contains the following:
- the tsaB gene encoding tRNA (adenosine(37)-N6)-threonylcarbamoyltransferase complex dimerization subunit type 1 TsaB, producing MLILAIDTALDACAAAVLDTDENRVIAQESQPMKRGHAEALMPLIGRVMREARLPFAALDRVAATTGPGSFTGLRVGLSAARGIALAAEKPVVGVTTLSAFAAPVVSESNEHPVIAAIDARHDQVYFQVVSGNGTALVAPQVAPISEALLAWRFGPPHLVGNAARLLADRWPEHAAAPFKVDPQPAPDIAWVAWLGAAVNPETAPARPYYLRAPDAKPSQDGHPVQTAAS from the coding sequence ATGCTGATTCTCGCCATCGATACGGCGCTCGACGCCTGCGCGGCGGCGGTGCTCGACACCGATGAAAACCGCGTCATCGCGCAGGAGTCGCAACCGATGAAGCGCGGCCATGCCGAAGCGCTGATGCCGCTGATCGGCCGCGTCATGCGTGAGGCCCGCCTGCCGTTTGCCGCGCTCGATCGCGTGGCGGCGACCACGGGGCCCGGCAGTTTCACGGGCTTGCGCGTCGGCCTTTCCGCGGCGCGCGGCATCGCGCTTGCGGCAGAGAAGCCCGTGGTCGGCGTGACCACGCTCTCCGCTTTTGCCGCGCCCGTCGTCAGCGAAAGCAACGAGCATCCGGTGATCGCCGCAATCGATGCGCGGCACGATCAGGTCTATTTCCAGGTCGTCAGCGGCAACGGCACCGCGCTGGTGGCGCCGCAGGTTGCACCGATCAGCGAGGCACTGCTCGCCTGGCGGTTCGGCCCGCCGCATCTGGTCGGCAACGCGGCCAGGCTGCTCGCCGACCGCTGGCCCGAGCATGCAGCGGCGCCTTTCAAGGTCGACCCGCAGCCGGCGCCCGATATCGCCTGGGTGGCGTGGCTCGGCGCCGCGGTCAATCCGGAAACGGCGCCGGCGCGGCCCTATTATCTGCGCGCGCCCGACGCCAAGCCTTCGCAGGACGGCCATCCCGTGCAAACTGCCGCGTCATGA
- a CDS encoding serine hydrolase domain-containing protein, with protein sequence MPSSTEIDQVLRQKAEAKEIPGVVAMAATGNEVIYQGAFGKRDLSKPDAMTPDSVFWIASMTKAITTAGAMQLVEQGKLALDTPIGKVLPDLASPQVLEGFDAKGEPKLRPAKKPITLRLLMTHTAGFCYDMWSGDMVQYLAKTGLPSITTCKNDALKTPIMSDPGTRWEYGTNIDFVGKAVEAVSGKRLDAYLRDNLFVPLGMNDTSFRLSADQRKRLVGMHARGPDGSLAPIPFEMEQEPEFFMGGGGLYSTAGDYIRFTQMILNKGKGNGSQLLKAETVATMAQNHIGELSVTKMVSAVPGATNDVDLYPDMVKKWGLSFLINTAKTPEGRSAGSLAWAGLANTYYWIDPSRDVAGVILMQVLPFADRLCLEAFAGFERGVYAGLGAAGGKKAA encoded by the coding sequence ATGCCGAGCAGTACAGAGATCGATCAGGTTTTGCGTCAGAAGGCCGAGGCGAAGGAGATCCCCGGCGTGGTGGCGATGGCCGCCACGGGGAACGAGGTGATCTACCAGGGCGCATTCGGCAAGCGCGACCTTTCCAAGCCCGATGCGATGACGCCGGACAGCGTGTTCTGGATCGCCTCGATGACGAAAGCGATCACCACCGCCGGCGCCATGCAGCTTGTCGAGCAGGGCAAGCTCGCGCTCGACACGCCGATCGGCAAGGTGCTGCCCGATCTCGCCTCGCCGCAAGTGCTCGAGGGCTTTGATGCCAAGGGCGAGCCAAAACTCCGGCCGGCGAAGAAACCAATCACGCTGCGTCTGCTCATGACCCACACCGCCGGCTTCTGCTACGACATGTGGAGCGGCGACATGGTGCAATACCTGGCGAAAACAGGGCTTCCCAGCATCACCACCTGCAAGAACGATGCGCTGAAGACGCCGATCATGTCGGATCCCGGCACGCGCTGGGAGTATGGCACCAATATCGACTTCGTCGGCAAGGCGGTGGAAGCCGTGAGCGGCAAGCGCCTCGACGCCTATTTGCGCGACAATCTCTTTGTCCCGCTCGGCATGAACGATACGAGCTTCAGGCTTTCGGCAGACCAGCGCAAGCGGCTGGTCGGCATGCATGCGCGCGGACCGGATGGATCGCTCGCACCGATCCCGTTCGAGATGGAGCAGGAGCCGGAATTCTTCATGGGCGGCGGCGGGCTTTACAGCACCGCCGGCGACTACATCCGCTTCACCCAGATGATCCTGAACAAGGGAAAGGGCAACGGCAGCCAGCTATTGAAAGCGGAAACGGTCGCGACGATGGCCCAGAACCATATCGGCGAGCTCAGCGTGACCAAGATGGTCTCGGCCGTGCCCGGCGCCACCAACGATGTCGATCTCTATCCCGACATGGTGAAGAAGTGGGGACTGAGCTTCCTCATCAACACCGCCAAGACGCCGGAGGGCCGCAGCGCAGGCAGCCTCGCCTGGGCCGGGCTCGCCAACACCTACTACTGGATCGATCCGTCGCGCGACGTCGCGGGCGTGATCCTGATGCAGGTGCTGCCGTTCGCCGACAGGCTGTGCCTGGAGGCCTTCGCGGGCTTCGAGCGCGGCGTCTATGCCGGACTCGGCGCCGCCGGCGGCAAGAAGGCAGCGTGA
- a CDS encoding universal stress protein, which translates to MTTQRRSYETGHKPKCLVIVDDTAEWDRAVYYASRWAMRAGGGVVMLRIVELEDQNQQWLGVADIMRAEAHETANEALDRAAGRVNGIAAITPERVIREGDAIEQILDVIEQDPDIAVLVLAASPGAEGPGPIITAMVQAVGSFPIPITLISGDLSDAAIEALS; encoded by the coding sequence ATGACCACCCAGCGACGAAGCTACGAGACCGGTCACAAGCCGAAATGCCTTGTCATCGTCGACGACACCGCGGAATGGGACCGCGCCGTCTACTACGCCAGCCGCTGGGCGATGCGGGCCGGCGGCGGCGTGGTGATGCTGCGAATCGTCGAGCTGGAGGACCAGAACCAGCAGTGGCTGGGGGTTGCCGACATCATGCGCGCCGAGGCGCATGAGACGGCCAACGAGGCGCTCGACCGCGCCGCCGGCCGCGTCAACGGCATCGCCGCCATCACGCCGGAGCGGGTGATCCGCGAGGGCGACGCGATCGAGCAGATCCTCGACGTCATCGAGCAGGACCCCGACATAGCCGTCCTGGTGCTGGCGGCAAGTCCCGGCGCCGAGGGGCCGGGACCGATCATCACCGCCATGGTGCAGGCTGTCGGCTCGTTCCCGATCCCGATCACGCTGATCTCCGGCGACCTCTCCGACGCCGCCATCGAGGCGCTGTCCTGA
- a CDS encoding SulP family inorganic anion transporter, which translates to MVDLTISSAPRLKTAVNDILGGTAASVLTVTFGLSYALLIFSGPLAANLSYGIAATFIASAALGAVIALGSSLPFAIAAPESSTAAMTAILASSLIERMAATDPAAPVLGPVIVTFALASIVTGIVLCAFGVTRMGRTIRYVPYPVVGGFLGATGCLILLGAVRVITGHRLQLGGLDQFANAMTLYELAAACAMALVLYLTWHRSRTPFGLPLILIAGTIAAHIVFWLIGISSTEAQAAGWTFQPPPPASFLFPWNPKELGHYPWYALPDLAGNLIAVIFVTASSTLFNATGLEVAAHREADLERELNVTGIANILSGAVGGYTGCISVSRSMLNLNGGATGRLSGLTAAAISVLMLELAPKLLGYMPKFVLGGLLIYLGADTVHKWIAQSRRRLSRLEYLSLLAIIAIILQWGFVAGILIGVVIGCATFALSASRIDSIKFAFDGSEYRSSLDRSRDDQAVLSAHGGKIRGLNLQSYLFFGSANRLYQHVKALLARHPECRYLVFDFKLVTGIDSSAAYSFAQIKRAAQERGIRLVLVHLPAAAEKALRSSEFVSRDVSVISELDHALEWCENEIIAQHQGRAEEEANLRDWFTKILGSEGDAIELIDRCARLEVDAGETIVRAGDAADSMHFILDGRVGIMVPADNGATTRVRSLGRYTTIGEMGLVSQAPRSATIQAEIASVLYVLGTHQFEAIKAENPALGQKLLTYFVTVMAERLTFANRTIAVLRR; encoded by the coding sequence GTGGTCGATCTCACCATAAGTTCCGCTCCGCGGCTGAAAACCGCGGTCAATGATATTCTCGGCGGCACCGCCGCCAGCGTTCTCACCGTGACTTTTGGACTGTCCTACGCGCTCCTGATCTTCTCAGGTCCGCTGGCCGCCAATCTCTCCTACGGCATCGCCGCCACCTTCATCGCGTCGGCCGCCCTCGGCGCGGTCATCGCGCTTGGCAGTTCGCTGCCGTTTGCGATCGCCGCACCCGAGAGCTCCACCGCGGCGATGACCGCCATCCTGGCGTCGTCCCTGATCGAGCGCATGGCGGCGACCGATCCGGCGGCGCCGGTGCTCGGACCTGTCATCGTCACCTTCGCGCTCGCCAGCATCGTGACCGGCATCGTGCTGTGCGCCTTCGGCGTGACGCGGATGGGCCGCACCATCCGCTATGTGCCTTATCCCGTGGTCGGCGGGTTTCTCGGCGCGACCGGCTGCCTGATCCTGCTCGGCGCCGTCAGGGTCATCACCGGCCACCGGCTTCAGCTCGGCGGCCTCGACCAGTTCGCCAATGCGATGACCTTGTACGAGCTTGCGGCAGCCTGTGCGATGGCGCTTGTGCTCTATCTGACCTGGCATCGCTCGCGCACGCCATTCGGCCTGCCGCTCATCCTGATTGCCGGCACGATCGCGGCGCATATCGTGTTCTGGCTGATCGGCATCTCGTCCACGGAGGCGCAGGCCGCGGGCTGGACCTTTCAACCGCCGCCGCCGGCTTCCTTCCTGTTTCCCTGGAATCCAAAGGAGCTCGGTCACTATCCCTGGTATGCGCTGCCGGACCTCGCCGGCAACCTGATTGCCGTCATCTTCGTGACGGCATCGAGCACGCTGTTCAACGCCACCGGCCTCGAAGTCGCTGCGCATCGCGAAGCCGACCTCGAGCGCGAGCTGAACGTCACCGGGATCGCCAACATATTGAGCGGCGCCGTGGGCGGCTACACCGGCTGCATCTCGGTCAGCCGCTCGATGCTCAACCTGAACGGCGGCGCAACCGGCCGCCTGTCGGGCCTGACTGCCGCCGCGATCTCCGTCCTGATGCTGGAGCTTGCCCCAAAACTGCTCGGCTATATGCCGAAATTCGTGCTCGGCGGCCTTCTGATCTATCTCGGCGCCGACACGGTGCACAAATGGATCGCGCAATCGCGGCGCCGGCTGTCGCGGCTTGAATACCTGTCGCTGCTTGCGATCATCGCGATCATCCTGCAATGGGGTTTTGTCGCCGGCATCCTGATCGGCGTGGTGATCGGCTGCGCAACCTTTGCGCTGAGCGCCTCGCGCATCGATTCCATCAAGTTCGCCTTCGACGGCTCGGAATATCGCAGCTCGCTCGACCGCTCGCGCGACGATCAGGCGGTGCTGTCAGCACATGGCGGCAAGATCCGCGGCCTCAACCTGCAGAGCTATCTGTTCTTCGGCTCGGCCAACCGGCTCTATCAGCACGTCAAGGCGCTGCTCGCGCGCCATCCGGAGTGCCGCTACCTCGTGTTCGATTTCAAGCTGGTCACCGGCATCGACTCCTCGGCCGCCTACAGCTTCGCCCAGATCAAGCGGGCGGCGCAGGAGCGCGGCATCAGGCTCGTGCTGGTGCATCTGCCCGCGGCAGCGGAAAAAGCGCTGCGCTCCAGCGAATTCGTTTCCAGGGATGTCAGCGTGATCAGCGAGCTCGATCATGCGCTCGAATGGTGCGAGAACGAGATCATCGCGCAGCATCAGGGCCGCGCCGAGGAAGAAGCCAATCTGCGCGACTGGTTCACGAAAATCCTCGGCTCCGAGGGGGATGCGATCGAGCTGATCGACCGCTGCGCGCGGCTTGAGGTCGACGCCGGCGAAACCATCGTGCGCGCGGGCGACGCCGCCGATTCCATGCACTTCATCCTCGACGGGCGAGTCGGCATCATGGTCCCGGCCGACAATGGTGCCACCACGCGGGTGCGCAGCCTCGGCCGCTACACCACGATCGGCGAGATGGGGCTGGTGTCGCAGGCGCCGCGCAGCGCCACTATCCAGGCCGAGATCGCGAGCGTGCTGTACGTGCTCGGCACGCATCAGTTCGAGGCGATCAAGGCCGAGAATCCGGCGCTCGGCCAGAAGCTCCTGACCTATTTCGTCACCGTGATGGCCGAGCGGCTCACCTTCGCCAACCGCACCATCGCGGTGCTGCGGCGCTGA
- a CDS encoding NAD-dependent succinate-semialdehyde dehydrogenase, which translates to MTPTAAARASQPATSLQGRLKDASLLRDRCFIDGAWVGTPSRPVNNPANGAELAKIPVMSTAEATKAVEAAERAFPAWAKLTAKQRSNILRKWFELIIANREDLALILTSEQGKPLAEALGEIDIGGAYVEFFAEEARRVYGETIPTQRPDARLLAIKQPIGVCGAITPWNFPCSMITRKVSPALAAGCTVVLKPANETPLTALALVALAEKAGVPKGVLNVLTGNSSAIGKVLCEHPAVRFVGFTGSTEVGKILYEQASVGVKKLGLELGGNAPFVVFDDADIDAAVEGAMVSKYRNMGQTCVCANRLYAQDKIYDQFVEKLSKKVAAMKIGDGTEAGVTQGPLINMEAVEKVEKHIADAVKGGAKIVTGGKRSPLGGSFFEPTVLANVSPNALVAHEETFGPLAPVFRFKDEAEVVAMCNNSPFGLASYFYSRDLGRVWRVAEALESGMVGVNTGLITTEVAPFGGVKESGLGREGSRYGMEEYVEIKYVMMAGI; encoded by the coding sequence ATGACCCCGACCGCTGCCGCACGCGCTTCACAACCCGCAACCTCGCTGCAAGGCCGGCTTAAGGACGCTTCGCTGCTGCGCGACCGCTGCTTTATCGACGGCGCGTGGGTCGGCACGCCGTCCCGCCCGGTCAACAACCCGGCCAACGGCGCCGAGCTTGCGAAGATCCCCGTCATGAGCACGGCGGAGGCGACGAAGGCGGTGGAAGCCGCCGAGCGCGCGTTTCCGGCGTGGGCGAAGCTCACCGCCAAGCAGCGCTCCAACATCCTGCGCAAATGGTTCGAGCTGATCATCGCCAACCGCGAGGATCTTGCGCTGATCCTCACCTCCGAGCAGGGCAAGCCGCTCGCGGAAGCGCTCGGTGAGATCGATATCGGCGGCGCCTATGTCGAATTCTTCGCCGAGGAAGCGCGCCGCGTCTATGGCGAGACCATCCCGACGCAGCGGCCTGATGCGCGGCTGCTCGCGATCAAGCAGCCGATCGGCGTCTGCGGCGCGATCACGCCCTGGAATTTTCCGTGCTCGATGATCACCCGCAAGGTATCGCCGGCGCTCGCGGCCGGCTGCACCGTGGTGCTGAAGCCCGCCAACGAAACGCCGCTCACGGCGCTCGCGCTGGTGGCGCTCGCGGAGAAGGCCGGCGTGCCGAAGGGCGTGCTCAACGTGCTGACCGGCAACTCCTCGGCGATCGGCAAGGTCCTGTGCGAGCATCCGGCGGTGCGCTTCGTCGGCTTCACCGGCTCGACCGAGGTCGGCAAGATCCTCTACGAACAGGCCTCCGTCGGCGTGAAGAAGCTCGGCCTCGAGCTCGGCGGCAATGCGCCTTTCGTGGTGTTCGACGATGCCGACATCGATGCCGCGGTCGAAGGCGCGATGGTCTCGAAATACCGTAACATGGGCCAGACCTGCGTTTGCGCCAACCGCCTCTACGCGCAGGACAAGATCTACGATCAGTTCGTCGAGAAGCTCTCCAAGAAGGTCGCGGCGATGAAGATCGGCGACGGCACCGAGGCGGGCGTCACGCAGGGACCGCTGATCAACATGGAAGCGGTCGAGAAGGTCGAGAAGCACATTGCCGACGCGGTCAAGGGCGGCGCCAAGATCGTCACCGGCGGCAAGCGCAGCCCGCTCGGCGGCAGCTTCTTCGAGCCGACCGTGCTCGCCAATGTCAGCCCCAATGCGCTGGTGGCGCATGAGGAGACGTTCGGCCCGCTCGCGCCGGTGTTCCGTTTCAAGGACGAGGCCGAGGTGGTGGCGATGTGCAACAACTCGCCGTTCGGCCTTGCCTCCTATTTCTATTCGCGCGACCTCGGCCGGGTCTGGCGCGTGGCGGAAGCGCTGGAGTCCGGCATGGTCGGCGTCAACACCGGCCTGATCACTACGGAAGTCGCGCCGTTCGGGGGCGTGAAGGAAAGTGGTCTCGGGCGCGAAGGCTCCCGTTACGGCATGGAAGAATATGTCGAGATCAAATATGTGATGATGGCCGGCATCTGA
- the trpS gene encoding tryptophan--tRNA ligase, with protein MARVERVFSGVQPTGNLHLGNYLGAIVNFVKLQENHNCIYCVVDLHAITQPVSVWGGPTELARNIREVTAAFIASGIDPKKHIVFNQSQVSGHAELAWLLNCVARIGWLNRMTQFKEKAGKDRENASVGLYDYPVLMAADILLYRATHVPVGEDQKQHLELARDIAQKFNNDFGDSVRTHGFADGEFFPQPEPLITGPATRVMSLRDGTKKMSKSDSSDNSRINLTDDADTIAQKIRKAKTDPEPLPSEEKGLETRPEADNLVGIYAALAGRTKQDVLREFGGGQFSSFKNALAELCIAKLAPIATEMKRLTADPGHVDSILIEGASRAGALAEETMKAAKDIIGFVRKP; from the coding sequence ATGGCCAGGGTTGAGCGGGTTTTTTCGGGCGTGCAGCCGACGGGCAATCTGCATCTCGGCAACTATCTCGGCGCGATCGTCAATTTCGTGAAGCTGCAGGAAAACCATAACTGCATCTATTGCGTCGTCGATCTGCACGCGATCACCCAGCCCGTGTCCGTCTGGGGCGGCCCGACCGAGCTTGCCCGCAACATCCGCGAGGTGACGGCGGCATTCATCGCGAGCGGCATCGATCCGAAGAAGCACATCGTCTTCAACCAGAGCCAGGTGTCGGGCCATGCCGAGCTCGCCTGGCTGCTCAACTGCGTGGCGCGGATCGGCTGGCTCAACCGCATGACGCAGTTCAAGGAGAAGGCTGGCAAGGACCGCGAGAACGCTTCCGTCGGACTGTACGACTATCCGGTGCTGATGGCGGCCGACATCCTGCTGTACCGCGCAACGCATGTGCCCGTGGGCGAAGACCAGAAGCAGCACCTCGAGCTCGCGCGCGACATCGCGCAGAAGTTCAACAATGATTTCGGCGATTCGGTGCGGACCCACGGCTTTGCCGACGGCGAGTTCTTCCCGCAGCCGGAGCCCCTGATCACGGGGCCGGCGACGCGGGTCATGTCCTTGCGCGACGGCACCAAGAAGATGTCGAAATCCGATTCGTCGGACAATTCGCGCATCAACCTGACCGACGACGCCGACACCATCGCGCAGAAGATCCGCAAGGCGAAGACCGATCCGGAGCCGTTGCCGTCGGAGGAGAAGGGACTGGAGACGCGCCCCGAAGCCGACAACCTCGTCGGCATCTACGCCGCGCTCGCCGGCCGCACCAAGCAGGACGTGCTGCGCGAATTCGGCGGCGGGCAATTCTCCAGCTTCAAGAACGCGCTGGCCGAGCTCTGCATCGCCAAGCTCGCGCCGATCGCCACCGAGATGAAGCGGCTGACCGCGGACCCCGGCCATGTCGATTCCATCCTGATCGAAGGCGCAAGCCGCGCGGGCGCGCTCGCCGAGGAGACGATGAAGGCTGCCAAGGACATCATCGGCTTCGTCCGCAAGCCCTAA
- a CDS encoding adenosine kinase: MAEAKYDVLAIGNAIFDVLVRADEKFLVDHGMTKGSMTLIDEVRAAAIYRDMGPATQMSGGSAANTIVGVASFGGRAAYVGKVKQDQIGGLYTHDIRAAGVAFDTRPATGGPATGCSYILITGDGERTMNTYLGAAQDLTPDDIEPAAIAASRIVYLEGYLWDPKNAKDAFVKAATIAHGAGREVALTLSDSFCVDRYRGEFLELMRERTVDLVFANEAELHSLYQTSDFDAALAQLRKDVKLAVVTRSEKGCMVASNDGVVAVPAFSIERLVDTTGAGDLFASGFLFGLVRNAGFENAARLGALAAAEVIQHIGARPQISLKELAKQNGLPV; this comes from the coding sequence ATGGCTGAAGCCAAATACGACGTTCTCGCGATCGGCAATGCGATTTTCGACGTGCTGGTCCGGGCCGACGAGAAGTTTCTCGTCGATCACGGCATGACCAAGGGCAGCATGACGCTGATCGACGAAGTGCGCGCGGCGGCCATCTACCGCGACATGGGCCCGGCGACGCAGATGTCCGGCGGCTCGGCGGCCAACACCATCGTCGGCGTGGCGAGCTTCGGCGGCCGCGCCGCCTATGTCGGCAAGGTCAAGCAGGATCAGATCGGCGGGCTCTACACCCATGATATCCGCGCCGCCGGCGTCGCGTTCGACACCAGGCCTGCGACAGGCGGCCCGGCCACCGGCTGCTCCTACATCCTGATCACCGGCGATGGCGAGCGCACCATGAACACCTATCTCGGTGCGGCGCAGGATCTGACGCCCGATGATATCGAGCCTGCGGCGATCGCGGCGTCGAGGATCGTCTATCTCGAAGGCTATCTGTGGGATCCGAAGAACGCCAAGGATGCCTTCGTCAAGGCGGCGACGATCGCCCACGGTGCGGGCCGCGAGGTCGCGCTGACGCTGTCGGATTCCTTCTGCGTCGATCGCTATCGCGGCGAATTCCTCGAGCTGATGCGCGAGCGCACCGTCGATCTCGTGTTCGCCAACGAGGCCGAGCTGCATTCGCTCTATCAGACCTCGGATTTTGACGCGGCGCTGGCGCAGCTCCGCAAGGACGTGAAGCTTGCCGTCGTCACCCGCAGCGAAAAGGGCTGCATGGTGGCATCAAATGACGGCGTGGTTGCCGTGCCGGCCTTCTCGATCGAGCGGCTGGTCGATACCACGGGCGCCGGCGACCTGTTCGCCTCGGGCTTTCTGTTCGGCCTCGTGCGCAACGCCGGTTTCGAGAATGCCGCGCGGCTTGGCGCGCTTGCCGCCGCCGAGGTGATCCAGCACATCGGCGCACGGCCGCAGATTTCGCTCAAGGAATTGGCGAAGCAGAACGGCCTGCCCGTGTAG
- the murJ gene encoding murein biosynthesis integral membrane protein MurJ yields MIRSLLTVSLGTLSSRLLGFARDSLIAALLGAGPAADAFLAAFQLVNVVRRLLSEGALNAALVPAWLRAREAAGPAAAAAFAGRVLGTISAALVVISAVAAILMPLVIVAFAPGFVGHETLQLATGNARLMLPYLAFAGPVTVMLALSSAQGRFALAAFSPVLFNITLIAVTVALFALHLDAGRAALVIAAAVGIAGLLQLLVLGLRQGDRVATPLRIAFDKEMRVFLTRAMPGMAASAGPQLFVVAGAIVASSSPSAVSWLYFANRLIELPLGIVGVAMGMVLVPQMTRALQRQDDGAIAEAESRALELAVGLALPATLGLIALSEPIVRLLFEHGAFTATDTAATAQALIWLSFGLPAQVAVKSLSPAFFAREDTLTPLFAMLQGIAVAIAAALALNHFLGLSGIAAALALGAWANALVLMRRGAATFGFSIDAAARRRLPRMTAAALAMGALLWLGRAAMPAADHGLAQAAILAALIAGAILVYGLCLTLFGVTGWRQTVNAIRQAPPHDLRA; encoded by the coding sequence ATGATACGCTCGCTCCTCACGGTATCCCTCGGCACGCTTTCCTCGCGGCTGCTCGGATTTGCGCGCGATTCCCTGATCGCGGCGCTATTGGGCGCGGGTCCCGCGGCGGACGCCTTTCTCGCCGCGTTCCAGCTCGTCAACGTGGTCAGGCGCCTGTTGAGCGAGGGCGCACTGAACGCGGCGCTGGTGCCGGCCTGGCTGCGCGCTCGCGAAGCCGCAGGCCCCGCGGCAGCGGCAGCCTTCGCCGGGCGCGTGCTCGGCACCATCAGCGCGGCCCTGGTCGTGATCTCGGCCGTGGCGGCCATCCTGATGCCGCTCGTGATCGTCGCCTTCGCCCCCGGCTTTGTCGGACACGAGACGCTGCAGCTTGCCACCGGCAACGCGAGGCTGATGCTGCCCTATCTCGCTTTCGCCGGCCCCGTCACCGTGATGCTCGCGCTGTCGAGCGCACAGGGCCGCTTCGCGCTCGCGGCGTTTTCGCCTGTCCTGTTCAACATCACCCTGATCGCGGTGACGGTGGCGCTGTTCGCGCTCCACCTGGACGCTGGCCGCGCGGCGCTGGTGATTGCCGCCGCGGTCGGCATCGCCGGCCTGCTGCAACTGCTGGTGCTTGGCCTGCGCCAGGGGGATCGCGTCGCAACGCCGCTGCGGATCGCGTTCGACAAGGAGATGCGCGTCTTCCTCACCCGGGCGATGCCCGGCATGGCAGCAAGCGCCGGGCCGCAGCTTTTCGTCGTCGCCGGCGCCATCGTCGCCTCGTCATCGCCTTCCGCGGTGTCATGGCTCTACTTCGCCAATCGCCTGATCGAGCTGCCGCTCGGCATTGTCGGCGTCGCCATGGGCATGGTGCTGGTGCCGCAGATGACGCGGGCGTTGCAGCGCCAGGACGACGGCGCCATTGCGGAAGCGGAATCGCGGGCGCTCGAGCTTGCGGTCGGGCTTGCGCTTCCGGCAACGCTCGGCCTGATCGCGCTGAGCGAACCGATCGTGCGGCTGCTGTTCGAGCACGGCGCCTTCACCGCGACCGACACGGCGGCGACCGCACAGGCGCTGATCTGGCTGTCATTCGGACTCCCGGCGCAGGTCGCGGTCAAGTCGCTCTCGCCGGCATTCTTTGCCCGAGAGGACACGCTGACGCCGCTGTTTGCGATGCTGCAAGGTATCGCGGTCGCGATCGCGGCGGCGCTGGCGCTCAATCATTTCCTCGGGCTTTCCGGCATCGCCGCCGCGCTCGCGCTGGGAGCATGGGCCAACGCGCTGGTCCTGATGCGCCGCGGCGCCGCCACATTCGGATTTTCGATCGACGCGGCGGCGCGGCGCCGGCTGCCGCGCATGACGGCGGCGGCGCTGGCGATGGGCGCGCTGCTCTGGCTCGGCAGGGCCGCGATGCCGGCGGCCGACCATGGGCTGGCGCAGGCCGCCATCCTGGCGGCGCTGATCGCGGGCGCGATCCTGGTCTACGGTCTTTGCCTGACCCTGTTCGGCGTCACCGGCTGGCGCCAAACCGTTAACGCCATCAGGCAGGCGCCGCCGCACGACTTGCGCGCGTAA
- a CDS encoding NifU family protein, whose protein sequence is MFIQTEATPNPATLKFIPGRLVLDAGTMEFSTPEAAARSPLAERLFAVPGVTGVFYGSDFITVTKADGDWQHLKPAILGAIMEHYMSGAPLLADGSTASDDAADEADEFYNEADTETVEMIKDLIETRVRPAVANDGGDITFRGFKDGVVYLNMKGACSGCPSSTATLQHGIQNLLRHFVPEVVEVRPM, encoded by the coding sequence ATGTTCATCCAGACCGAAGCCACGCCCAACCCCGCGACCCTGAAGTTCATTCCGGGGCGCCTCGTGCTCGATGCCGGCACGATGGAATTTTCGACCCCCGAGGCGGCCGCCCGCTCCCCGCTCGCCGAACGGCTGTTTGCCGTGCCTGGCGTCACGGGCGTGTTCTACGGTTCCGACTTCATCACCGTGACCAAGGCCGACGGCGACTGGCAGCATTTGAAGCCCGCGATCCTCGGCGCGATCATGGAACATTACATGTCCGGCGCGCCGCTGCTCGCCGACGGCAGCACGGCCAGCGACGACGCAGCCGACGAGGCTGACGAGTTCTACAACGAGGCCGATACCGAGACGGTCGAGATGATCAAGGACCTGATCGAAACCCGGGTGCGGCCGGCGGTCGCCAATGACGGCGGCGACATCACTTTCCGCGGCTTCAAGGATGGTGTGGTCTATCTCAACATGAAGGGCGCCTGCTCGGGCTGCCCGTCGTCGACCGCGACCTTGCAGCACGGCATCCAGAACCTGCTGCGGCATTTCGTGCCCGAGGTGGTCGAAGTCCGCCCGATGTGA